The genomic interval ATGTAACTATGAATGATGATTTATTGATTACAGAAGTTTATTCTTTCACTAAAAAATTAACTTCAACTGTCCAAATTTCAAGCAAACTCATTGAAGAAGGCGATAAAGTCTTGATTATTGATGACTTTTTAGCTAATGGTCAAGCAGCACTTGGTTTGGTTCATTTAATGGAACAAGCTAAAGCAGAAGTTGTCGGTTTAGGAATGGTGATTGAAAAATCTTTCCAAGATGGCCGTCAAAAACTTCTTGACCAAGGAATGAAACTTACCAGTCTTGCCCGGATTGAAAAATTTGAAGATGGTAAAGTCATCTTCGCCCCAGCCGATGATAAAGATTTCGACTAAGCTTAAGCAATAAGAAAATAAAAAAAGAAAAATTTAAGGAAAATCAAAATGTCTCAAAAAAATGAACAAAGCCAGGAGCAAAGTAACTCAAAATCTGCTGTTTTAGGATTACAACATCTGCTGGCCATGTATTCAGGTTCAATTCTTGTTCCAATCATGATTGCTGGAGCTTTAAATTACTCAGCAACTCAGTTAACCTATTTAATTTCAGCAGATATTTTTATGTGTGGTTTAGCCACTTTCTTGCAACTTCAACTACGTAAGCACTTTGGGATTGGCTTACCAGTTGTCCTTGGTGTTGCTTTTCAATCTGTTGCTCCATTAATTATTATTGGTCAAAGACATGGCTCTGGAGCAATGTTTGGTTCATTAATGGTTGCAGGGGTTTTCGTTATTTTGGTTTCAGGAATTTTCTCTAAAATCCGAAAACTATTTCCACCAATCGTTACTGGTTCAGTAATTACAACAATTGGTTTAAGCCTTATTCCTGTTGCTATTGGCAATATGGGGAATAATGTTGATAAACCAACAATCCAAAGTTTAATTTTAGCTGTTTCAACTATAGTGATTATTCTTTTAATTAATATCTTTACTACTGGATTTATTCGTTCTATTGCTATTTTAATTGGACTTATTGCTGGAACAATTTTGGCTGCTAGCATGGGCTTAGTTGATTTTTCAGTTGTTTCTCAAGCACCATGGGCACACTTGCCACAACCTTTTTATTTCTCAGCACCTAAATTTTATTTGGCTGATTCATTAATGATGATTATTATTGCTATCGTGTCATTGGTTGAATCGACAGGAGTTTATTTAGCTCTTGCTGATATTACTGGTGAAAATCTTGATGAAAAACGTTTGCGTAATGGTTATCGTGCGGAAGGATTTGCTGTATTTCTTGGTGGTGTTTTCAACACTTTCCCTTACACAGGTTTTTCACAAAACGTTGGTTTAGTGCAATTATCAGGAATTAAAACACGTAAACCTATTTATTTCACAGCTGGATTTTTAATTGTATTAGGACTTATTCCAAAATTTGCCGCTGTTGCACAACTTATTCCAACTCCAGTATTGGGTGGAGCGATGTTGATTATGTTTGGTATGGTTGCCACACAAGGAATTAGAATGTTGGCAAAAGTTGAATTTGAAGGAAATCAAAATCTTCTGATTGCTGCGGTTGCTATTGCGATGGGTGTTGGTTTTAACTCAACAAACTTATTTACAGCACTTCCAAGCTTTATTCAACCTTTTGTTTCTAATGGGATTGTGATGAGTACTGTTTCAGCAATTATCCTGAATTTAGTATTTAATCATGGAAAAAAAGATGAATTAGTTAATGACGAAACAAAATAAAATAAAAACCACCGTTGAGGTGGTTTTTTTATTGAATTTTTTCGAAATCTCGCTGAAATTTCTTTTCAGAGTAAATTTCAAAAGAACCATCAGGTGCTACTAGGAGGTACTCTCCAAGTCGTCCAAAGGCTGGGATGCGTACTTGATTGACTACAAGATAAATATTATTCGGATAAGCATTACTCAGCTTATTTGGCGAAATATAAAGCCCTAGCCAGTCCAAATGTTTTATTTCTTTAGAAAGGGTATCATGCTCAGCTGGATTTTTTGTAGACATTCCGTCAGCAAGTAATTTTTCTTTGGTCTCCTTATTCATTGCAAATTGACCAGACCACGAGAGCTGTCCCCTCTAAGACCCACGATTCGTTTGCGGGTTTAGTCAGGCTGATTTGCCAATATTCAACAATTTCATTGCCTAGTTTAGCCTTCATAAAATG from Lactococcus lactis carries:
- a CDS encoding xanthine phosphoribosyltransferase; its protein translation is MKLLEDRIHTDGQVLGQDILKVDRFLTHQVDYQLMKEIGKRFAQVYANAGVTKVVTIEASGIAPALYAAESLNVPMIFAKKAKNVTMNDDLLITEVYSFTKKLTSTVQISSKLIEEGDKVLIIDDFLANGQAALGLVHLMEQAKAEVVGLGMVIEKSFQDGRQKLLDQGMKLTSLARIEKFEDGKVIFAPADDKDFD
- a CDS encoding nucleobase:cation symporter-2 family protein, with product MSQKNEQSQEQSNSKSAVLGLQHLLAMYSGSILVPIMIAGALNYSATQLTYLISADIFMCGLATFLQLQLRKHFGIGLPVVLGVAFQSVAPLIIIGQRHGSGAMFGSLMVAGVFVILVSGIFSKIRKLFPPIVTGSVITTIGLSLIPVAIGNMGNNVDKPTIQSLILAVSTIVIILLINIFTTGFIRSIAILIGLIAGTILAASMGLVDFSVVSQAPWAHLPQPFYFSAPKFYLADSLMMIIIAIVSLVESTGVYLALADITGENLDEKRLRNGYRAEGFAVFLGGVFNTFPYTGFSQNVGLVQLSGIKTRKPIYFTAGFLIVLGLIPKFAAVAQLIPTPVLGGAMLIMFGMVATQGIRMLAKVEFEGNQNLLIAAVAIAMGVGFNSTNLFTALPSFIQPFVSNGIVMSTVSAIILNLVFNHGKKDELVNDETK